The genomic stretch CATCTCTATTATCCGAAAATGCAGCATTGAATATGGGTACATGTCCCGACTCATCCGTTTTATGCAAATCAGACTTCATCTCTACGAGCTTCGAAATGCATATAGGTGATATACCCACATGCAAGCAAGCGGCAGTGAGGGGTGTTTTGCAtcgatgtttatttttttctttcgtttCACTATCCTCATTTGTGTGCAACATTGTGGCATTGAGGCATTCAGGTTTTACAAATTTCAGTACCATCTCTAATGTGTCTAAGTCCCCACTGCAACATCCTAAAGTCAGCAGTCTAGTTTGTTCAATTGTGGTTTCACCGAATAATTTGCAAGGCGAGTCACTATGTTTCGAAGCAAGTTCTAATAAGTACCGTAACAGAAGTTTGTGTCCATAAAATACAACCCAACTAAGTACCCTGATATGATATGTGACCGAATTGtcttttttaatcaatttgttCATCAGAATATCTTGGCTTCTTGTCAACGACGTAGTTAAAAACTCGTCTTTTATGTTTGATTCTATGAGCAGATTTTCGCCCTGGCCaataatatatttacaatttCGTTCGTCTTGATTGTGGAAAAagagattttttatttcataatatggtttgttttgtaacatttgtttgaAAACTTCGAAAAATGCAGTGTGCTTTAAAGCTGCATTTCTAAAAACATGATTTAGTTCCATGCTCTGTATGTCTTGATACATTCTCTCTGCTAGTAAATGGTAATCAGGCTCttgtagcacaatacaaagaccATCATGGGCTTCTTGTACGCTGACCATATTTGATATATAACTGgttgtcaaatattttaatatttgatttggaTGCTTCGTCCCATGATGATAAGCAATTACTTCGAATAACGTATCGTGAATGAACGATAATTGTTTTCCCAATTTTACAGTGTATGTGCCTTCCAATTGTTCTAATGCATTCAGAATGGACAACTTTGATGTTCCCTTATCTAATTCACAATGTTCAAAAACGTCTTCCTTAATGACAGGGTCATGGAAATTGTCCTCTGAAAGTTTACCACCATTTGTCATGCACATAACCAACGCTGCATAGTAATATCCCTCAGTTTGGCCCTTCTGTCGTCTGCTTCTTTCTTGAAGTTTCTTTAATTGGTCTTTTAAACACTCATATGGATGAGTGAAGAATCGAGAGCCAatctgttgatattttttctggTTAGCAAACAACTCGCATAATAATGGAAACAAGAAACAAGCTGATTCAAGAGATAACGAATCGTACTTGTCACGGATTACATTGTTTTTGCTGCAATGAGTTTTAAGAATTCCCTTTTTATCTTCCCTTGTCAATTTGTTCTCTTCTCCATCTACATCGAACACATTTTCTGTAACTAGCGACGCTGTATATTTTACGGAATTAAAAACAGTTTTCCTGCATGTCATGATGAGTTTTGAGCCGCTTGTCTTCAAAAGGTTGTTTATAGCTTGATATCGCGAGTCTAATTTGTTTTCCTTGATCACATCAACACCATATACACCTAAAATATCGTCATGAACAAATACTTGCCTCGAGTTAACGTCTCCATACGCTAGAATCTCCTTAATATTGTCTACAGGAATGATAGTGTATCCCTCTTTCTGTTTGAGTTCTAGTGCAACATGTCGTGAAATGGAAGTTTTTCCTGACCCTGGACTACCGACAATTGTTGTTTTGCTCTTTTCTTTaacaattttcatgatttttctaGTTGAATGAGTAACATAAAACACTTCATTGTTTTGTTTCCACTCATTTATCAATGCATTATGGCgttctgaaatatatataataataattctaAATAATTATTGTATCGTCGTCATAGTCatcgtcgtcatcgtcatcgtcatcatcatcatcatcatgacCCTGGACTATCGACAATTGTTGTTTTGCTCTTTTCTTTAACAATTTTTATGATTTGTCTAGTTGAATGAGTAACATAAAACACTTCATTGTTTTGTTCCCACTCATTTATCAATGCATTAATGCgttctgaaatatatatataataataattctaaataattattgtatcgtcgtcatcgtcatcatcatcgtcgtcatcatcatcatcatcatcatcatcatcatcatcatcatcatcatcatcatcatcatcatcatcatcatcatcatcatcatcatcatcatcatcatcatcatcatcatcatcatcatcatcatcatcatcatcatcatcatcatcatcatcatcatcatcatcatcatcatcatcatcatcatcatcatcatcatcatcaagcCAATAGAAAATTGACATTCAATCACTGATTTTATGCTCTAGATTAGACAATGAGAGAAACAGTACATAATGTGACCTAGTTAAACAAGCTTTTATTTAGAAAGACCATGCATATAAGAAATTGACGAAACTTACAATATTTCAATCATACCATATAAATACACTTTTTATTGGAACGATATTGTCATTTCGGCTCCTTTTCGTATTGTTAGAACAACTAATCTACTTTTATCATACCTTTgacattttttggaattttttcctCGAATACTCTTCTTATTTGTCTTGTAATGCTTTCTTTTCctgaaataaaaatgtgttcTAAAATAGATTCTTTAACGAAAAATAATTATTCTATGATTTGTATAGCTATAAATATTTGAAGCGGATTGAAAAGTTATAATTTTCCCTTCGTTTACATTTCGATTAATTATGTTTCCGAAATTACTTTCGTAACCTTCATTGTGAattattcatgcgcgatacacatgcATGCACGGATTCCTggattttcaatttgaatttaaaaaaaaaatacattatatttatttcttttgtaaTGCATATGTAACAAGAAGAAACTAATGCAATGAAGcaagtataaaattaaaatttaattatgtGTCATACGAGTGGAAACTTTCAAGCTAAATATTAAATCGTTACTTGTACGCTATAAATTCGGATATTATCTCATTAAAAAGGAATATTAAACTATTTCACTGTGAcacaaaaaatatacattagaaaACTCAATTATcttacttaaggatgtacttagatgAGGTTTTAGAATTTGTGTAATGTTCAAAAATCTTTtaccccataacacccatttatcttttaatataagactaaatagctcatAATGGGTCATTTGCCAAAATGTAagtagatttttgattttttttcttttgatttgagaccaccccaaaaaataaaaaaccaatGCAAAAATGTATGGTAAAAGTCCAAGTCAGCTTTtccccgccatattttaaataaaggcaacaatagtataccgctgttcaaaactcatacatctatggacaaaaaataaattggggtaacaaactcaAACTGAACTAAAAAATTatatatctcgaaaaggagctccatgacctacaaatatttttagcttattttgttccttaactaatgctcttctgACTTATCTGACTTAtcagtatcaattttaaattcttaattttttaaatttcataaaccctcacctaagtacatccgtAATGATGTGATAAAAAGTGTGTAAGACAGTTTGTACACACGCTtcttaataatatatatttttttcatttttatctatttaaataATGCACTTTATGCTACTGCCggtagacgtttcgtcccgagggtatcaccagcccagtagtcaactcttcggtgttgacatgaatatcaataatgtggtcatttgtataaatttccagtttacaaaaatcaaggattttctcatcccaggcatagattaccttagccgtatttggcacaacattttggaattttggatccacaatgctcttcaactttgttcttgtttggctgcattaatattttgatatgagcgtcacttgtgagtcttatgtagacaaaacgcgtgtctAGAGTACTAAATtgtagtcctggtacctttgataactatttacacaactgggtcgatgccactgctggaggacgtttcgtccccgagggtatcaccagcccagtagtcaacacttcggtgttgacatgaatatcaataatgtggtaatttgtatgaatttcctgttaacaaaactttgaattttacgaaaaactaaggattttctcatcctaggcatagattaccttagccgtttttggcacaactttttggaattttagatccacaatgctcttcaactttgtacttgtttggcttcattaatattttgatatgagcgtcactgatgagtcttatgtagacgaaacgcgcgtctggcgtactaacttgtaatcctggtacctttgataactatttacaccacttggtcgatgccactgctgttgaacgtttcgtccacgagggtatcaccagctcagtagtcaacacttcggtgttgacatgaatatcaataatgtggtcgtttgtatgaatttcctgtttacaaaactttgaattttacgaaaaactaaggattttctcatcccaggcatagattaccttagccgtatttggcacagctttttggaattttggatccacaaggctcttcaactttgtatttgtttggcttcattaatattttaacatgaacgtcactgatgagtcttatatagacgaaacgcgcgtcttgcgtactaaattatagtcccggtacctttgataactattaagggaacattctaattttaataaaattggaTCGATTGACACATCATATAACACAATTCTTTTGATTGCAACATTGGTTTTGTAAAAATAGTAAGAACTCTATTGTAAATTGTTACTTAAAAATACACATTTAAATGCCTGCAAATGGTACGCCTTTACATATATAATGAATCATCACTGATATGTCTTTTTAGTAAATATTGTATGCGTGGCCGTAGCAGCATTTCACACAACCTTCATGGTTTTCAATTCTCAACAACTTCCTTATTGATGATGCCTTCGACTGTTTAAGCTCGAACGCCACTCAAAAAGCGACATGCCTGGCAAACGAACTCGTTAGCgttttgttttatgttatacTATTGCATTCACAAATATTCATTCACTGTCTTTTTGAATGTTTATAAAAGTAGTAAGTAGAAGTTACAAAGTTTACCAAAGAAGACATAGGAAATAGGATACACAGATTTTGAATTACTGGTAAGTTTGTCACGTAAAAGGTACAACggttaaattataatcttggtacaaTTGATAACTATTATGTCATTGGTCCGTTTACTGATGAATCATATACATTTTGCaatataagaaagttatttattGTTTAACCAATCATAGAAATGCTTATCATtgatcaatctaattaaaaatcgATCTCttatcgctcccgttttctgatatgtcgcgtgggagatctaacatAATCcactttgaggtcacatgtgagtgaacttgaagttatgaatttataatgatatgcaaatgagtcGACGACCttttaataagccaatcaaaaaagtttatgaattattttgactgacgatttcttcGTAAATCAAATGAGTTACATCCTTTTACCTCACGTCAAACTTTCAAGATCGTCGAAGACGCATTTTCATTCGTcaaaaaagacacacctacgaggtcactcacatatGACCTGAAAGCGgatttcgttagatctcccaagCGACATATTAGgtaacgggagcgatgagagaccggtttttaattagattgatcaCTGATAACCACTATATcgttaaataaatgtaaaatagaCATATAGAGAAAACATAAGCTAACAGTAAAATATCATTGCTTTACAAATAACTATTGCAGTGGCTAAACGCCTCAAAATTAAAGATCTGAAAAGATCTGAAATTcaatactcgagtactcggtaTTGAATCTCGCAAGTACTCGAGTACTCTGTATTGAAcctcgcgagtactcgagtactcgggaAAACCTTGAACGTATGGTAAAAGAAATGATTTTTGTTAGGATGTggtatatttgatattgtacttatAAACTTAATCATAATATGATGACATCGCGTGACATCTTAACGAAAGACATAACTCAAACTGTATGACTAAAAAATATTCTTTGATCCTTGGTTATGTTTATCGCTTTTCCCTCTTTTTGTCAATAGAAgaatgaataacaaataaaattgagaatggaaatggggaatgtgtcaaagagacaacaacccgaccaaataaaaaacaacaacagagggtcaccaacaggtcttcaaaacCATCGTTACAATAAAGATACCCATtcataatagcaattattgtttgtgtgTGCATGAATGAAGTAAGACACATGCCAATAAAAccattaatattatcaataagcCAAACTTGATACAAAATCTGTATCATCTGTTCCTGTGGTGCTAGTATGTTTCTCTATTatgactttgatttttttcttgttcaaaAGTATTATCTGACACTACTTCAGATGCAAGTATGTTTCTATGTTTTGTTGCAGcaatttttgcaatgaaaatCCCTGGGAAGGGACGAGATATGCTGGCACTGCTAAAACACTTTTTGCAATTAtagataaatatagattctaccactgcatcgagtgtaatacgaaatttatccactcgagacagttaaatttcaaatttaaaacgcgagacttggataaatatcgtattacactcgatgcagtggtagaatctctTTCTCTtattattttatgtcattatgcaggcaaacttattccttcttttcgaatgatctgcaaaaagatgtgttctttctatgtgacgtcatcagacatggtcgcatTTTTTTATGCCGTCACAATGGGAATTTCAGAAAAAAGCAAGagaattcgacgtcataatcggattttaaccagtGAAGTGCTGATATCaaacgttgattaaatttttttaaacaatgggtgcagaaagggataaattgacgaagaataaGAGAAACTCGGATATAACCATACTAGTCTCATGATGAATATATGAACGTtgtgtagacatttttttttattagtgttGCGAGGGATATTTCAAAGGGAAATTAGGTGAGGAAAAAAGTGGGgagaaatatatatagatttataaaacatgtaaaaagtaaacgAGTATCCAAATACTAAAGTTGTACTCGAGCACTCGGACTTCCGACGTTGTGATCCTTACTTGAAATACAAATGATGTCTGAAATAAATTAACTTATACTCAcgcttttgatcttttaattttgaCAATAAACGGTCCATCTCATGTCCGTTGGATAATGACATTAAATATTCGTCGCAACTATGAGTGATGTCATCACCACCAAGTCTTTGAATaatctaaagtaaaaaaaaccaaatgataCCATACAATGAAAGTATAAGGAAAGTTAAAAACTTGCTAAATATTAAATAATCGGAATACAATTCATGCAAATTCAAAGTATTTTAAATCTTTGATCATCAGCCCCACTAAATGGGAAGTTAAGTTATAGATATTTCATCTGTATTGGATAGTTTTGCGGTGTTTCGTCAATTATACCATAGCTTTGTTGAAACCCAAGGCAATAAACTCACGAAACGAAGTTGAGAGAGGTTGTTGAGGGGTTTCAACAAAAAATTATCGTGCAATTTAAGAAACACCGCAAAAGTATCCGAAAGATATAAAATATCCGCCCTAACCTATTGCATCTTTTTCtgtttgaaattatatatttcagatatttttgtGTGTTAACTTTAACAATAATGTTAATAAGAATTAGTTAAATAACCCTGTTCGGGCCTTACTAAAAAGCTCCGCCTACTTTCTAGAATCAGCACGGGGTTCTGAAAGCGCAAGTATCAGTTAAACATGATGGATGCACATTTTCATTAGTGGCGGTTAACGTTACAAACGAAAACATGTTACAGGAATTAGATTTCCTGGACATGGACGCAAGATAGTCCAAAGATTTTCTGATATTTGGAAGTTTTCTGGATGCCCATAATTagggtaattttttttaaattgtatctaAACGTCAAAGATGTTAATGTTTTAGAATATCAATTTCTAATAACGAGGAAATTTCTGAGAATTTGGATTAATCATTCCACATTCTGGATGTACCATAAGTCGTACATTAGTTAAAAGGGATTTCAAAAAAAGATCTCTTATATAATCACATGTTGACAATAGGGAGTTTATACAAAAAGTTTAGCTTTATTGAGAGTAACCAGAAGCTAGCCTATCCAGTTTTAACGGTTCAACATTATAGCTTTCACTTAAGCAACCTCGTTAAGTCTAGGTGTCAGCAGTGTTCTTGTGCAATTCCCGGATTTTGAATGGGGGATTCAACAAGTCAACTTTTTGAGTAATACTTTAAAAAGTTGAACGATTTTACAATACACAAAGTACATTAAAACCTTGTTCCACCCCCCATCCCTCTccacgaaaaaaaaacaaacaaaaaacgccTTAGCAAAGTGAAACCTTTACATGCAGCTGTACCATTAATACAATCTACGAGGATACAATAAAAGTATATATTTCAATGActtaaaatgaacaaatgttttctagtatatttaatataatatgtaatataaatataatctgatcaaatttatatgtttttaaacttAATTCGTTTGTCTgttgttgatcatgttgatagcgAATTTTTGTTCATTCAAAAATATAGGACAATAGAGTTATGGTGTTATGAGGATGGTGTATTCTTTATTCACCTTGACTCCTACTTGCGTGTTCATAGGTTATATTCCCACACACCCTCTGCATTCATTTCTATCGGCTGGTGCAAAGccggcagtttagcttagtggccccgcaCTGACTTTATTGTATCTGTGTCAAGAAATTCAAGAGTCCACGGCAAGGTTTCTTTGTTTTCGAAGACCATATACAACAGAACAACGGTATAATTGTGAAAACTTTACCATAGATATCTATGGTATAATTTTCGGTTATTTGGATTGAAACTTGGGTTGCATTCCCATATGTTCCATTGTACAACTAAATATTAAGTATCAGGTATCCATTTTAGCATAAGATAGAAATTAAGAGGAAAGTGGGGAGACGCGTCGTGCTGCTAGGGAATTGTTTTGAAGACACGTTCTATTATTTTCCCTTTTAAGCGTGATATGAGGATGGTGTATTCTTTATTCACCTTGACTCCTACTTGCGTGAAATTTTAACTGACATCCATACATTCAATTGTGACAAGACGAAATACCTACGTCATCAATTCAATATATGCCATAATACCTGTTATTAatactcaaataaaaaaaaattatctttgttTGAGTGATAAGATGTCAACAATACGTGGTCTTTTCCTGAATGGTTGAGAAAATACAAGATAAATCAGTTTTGATCTTGGTAAAGATCAGTTGGCACGTTTTCATCTTTTCTACAAGTTCTGTTCGGTATTCATGTTATTCTACCTTAAATGTTTTGTTTCCGAATTAACATTCTTAAGGACTGTATTGAGCATGTCATCATTTACAAAATAGTTATAAGTGAAGGAAAAAAACCATAAATagacaaaatcaaacatttgatgataaaacatgaaataaagaaacataaaGAATGAATTTTGAGAATTATCTACCCTTTTAGTTAGCTATACAATGCTCCGACCTGATAATCTGGagaaaaaatacttatttaaTCGTAATATCAAACTGAATGATTTATCATTATTCAATGAGCAAAAAAGAAAAGCAACAAACATGTCCGAAAGTTACTCAATAATAGATAAATGCACTATACAAATGTGTGGGAAAGATCTGTCTAAACTAGATCCGAAAGAAGCACATAAGtatagaaaattaataaattcCGACTTTAGAGTACTCTTAGCTACGTACAGTTACCCAGACCTAATTTTAGATCAAtagcaacatttttttattaaataaatcatattttcacAGATCATAATACACActgcttttttcttttttttcttgcaAGCTTTATCCGTAAGCTGTTAATATATACCGttttgtcataatttatttactatTGAGAATACAAATTTTACCTTCAAAACTCGTACAACACATTTTAGAATCTTCATCATCGTATTTTAGATCTTTGCAAAGAactttgaagaaaataaaacaggAGGAAACAAAACAAAAGGAGCAATCAAACACttgtatttgaaacaaaaacagtCAATGTCAAGCGTATAAAGAAAGATTGGTGAAAAACGTAGTATTTAAGTACAATTCTTTAGAAAAGAGTTAAGATGTTATCAATACAAGGAATATTATTCAgcaacaataaatatataaacctACTACTAATTACTCATAATGAAATAAAACTACACCTGTCATTTATATGTTTACACCAAAATTATGAAGCATCTGAGCAAGATTATATTACACAATTTGACTACTGGGATGaatgatttttggtgttttaacgccacttttaagcatcgcatttaggctatttcgtggcggcaagtttttattggtggaggaagccagagtacCCGGAAAAAACCTACGactttcgataggaaaactgacaatcctagtcaattaagactGGAATCGGGTACACCCGAACGAGCGGGGTTCGAATTCACAACCTTAGTGTCTCTCTCTCTCTACATGCATTCAAATCTAACAATTGGTTTTTGCATCGTTATCATACAAATACAGTCAGTATATAAATTTTGATCGTGTCTTCAAAAACTAGGCACACATGTATACTTCAAATATGTTAACAACAAGGGATGGCCTATAGTCATTTTGTAATGATGTATATTCTACCAGATGtggattctaaaaaaaaaaatcctttaaccAATGCCAACATTTTCAATCACAAACGGTACAATTTTGCAGTAAAATAAAAGCTTTTGAGACACTAATTTCTCCGCACTCAGAACATGCAGAAGACGATACTTTCTCAAAAAACTAAATtcgggaatcgtagatacaaattcaGTGTTTAAAACTTCACGAATAACAAAACTGGTTCCATTAACAAACATATCGAACATGCTGAATATGATatcattaaaagtaaaattacaaaaatacagaactccatggaaaattcaaaacggaaagttctaaatcaaatgataaaatcaaaagctcaaacacatcaaaagactggataataactgtcatagtCCTGGCATGGTATATGcagtttcttatatatatatatagaaatggtagattaaacctagtttttaaggtagctaaacctctcacttcaaTTACAGTCGTATATAATTCCGTTATAATGACAAAGTTGTGTGATAAAAACCATGATATAATAGGTCAAACATAGAGAACCGCAGTCGGCATTTTGTTATAATCTTTCATCATTATAAAAAGagacaaatatataacaaacaaacacaaagagGCATTttgacaaagcacataagcaaaaattaaatacattaatacaaaaatttaccaggatttataagtacagagccacgtcaacaACAACACAAACATGCATATATACAAAGCACTCTAGCAAAATTACATGTAttagtcaataatacattttgtattatcatagaacaataacacaatgttaaGTACAGAGCCACTTCAAATAGATATCAGCAAAAGCAGACTAATCAGtaacaataaataaaagaatactataacacatTATTAAGTGATAAACAAAGTCTGTACCCAGAATCTATTCTtgaagaccatcatgtattaatTGAGAAGTTGGTATGGAATAATTATCAACCAGGTCTTCGTGCCTTCCGATGAAcgtttttttagagaaaaaatttacgagacgttctttgacatacccttgGTTTATCAACTTTTTACGCAGACACTGATgatgtt from Mytilus edulis chromosome 7, xbMytEdul2.2, whole genome shotgun sequence encodes the following:
- the LOC139482175 gene encoding uncharacterized protein, producing MAFRKDKKQRQHYLNIVYIVFQKVPQVLEKYIKKKHNIELLEAIEKTEDDLKKVLTVDEWSHIFHIRRLSKHQLYPYYDIILSNTKLDTGVVDYLITQGVLTLEDSDEVSKCANQTKKNKFILDRIMHQSENACDHFLKAVQREHEHFAEIFKTTNTQEVYLVKREESKEIGYNMIRIKKNYEMLVREMSNVPSIIDHLITVEVLNTDDMEEISSIAVQSDRNRKLVSKIRTAKGYSEFIVALHADSVGTHLADIIESTPITEADIALFKPSPHNQSLGTNLGLSIMTSVCAAIDQVKIPKSEPIKEDRRIQADLKRLAVYMNIVIEEEEINETKYKKLASELNNIIQRLGGDDITHSCDEYLMSLSNGHEMDRLLSKLKDQKRKESITRQIRRVFEEKIPKNVKERHNALINEWKQNNEVFYVTHSTRKIMKIVKEKSKTTIVGSPGSGKTSISRHVALELKQKEGYTIIPVDNIKEILAYGDVNSRQVFVHDDILGVYGVDVIKENKLDSRYQAINNLLKTSGSKLIMTCRKTVFNSVKYTASLVTENVFDVDGEENKLTREDKKGILKTHCSKNNVIRDKYDSLSLESACFLFPLLCELFANQKKYQQIGSRFFTHPYECLKDQLKKLQERSRRQKGQTEGYYYAALVMCMTNGGKLSEDNFHDPVIKEDVFEHCELDKGTSKLSILNALEQLEGTYTVKLGKQLSFIHDTLFEVIAYHHGTKHPNQILKYLTTSYISNMVSVQEAHDGLCIVLQEPDYHLLAERMYQDIQSMELNHVFRNAALKHTAFFEVFKQMLQNKPYYEIKNLFFHNQDERNCKYIIGQGENLLIESNIKDEFLTTSLTRSQDILMNKLIKKDNSVTYHIRVLSWVVFYGHKLLLRYLLELASKHSDSPCKLFGETTIEQTRLLTLGCCSGDLDTLEMVLKFVKPECLNATMLHTNEDSETKEKNKHRCKTPLTAACLHVGISPICISKLVEMKSDLHKTDESGHVPIFNAAFSDNRDVLKTLLDAKADINYGNKGNSSPLFTATSLNHLNAVQILIEFGASVNIGKIDNTTPLFRATERGNIEIARFLIEKGAIVNLCDNFQRSPLHGASTQGFRNIDYKVIQEQQCQVVKLLLNNGARVNATDRFNRSPLFLACQKGYYELAHVLLQHSADPNIVDSSNRSPHFVASQNEHTNIVDLLLNNGANRNIIPTWRYQLKRNHLARSSCISIIIIAVLVLAYAIFR